The Penicillium digitatum chromosome 6, complete sequence genome has a window encoding:
- a CDS encoding Polynucleotidyl transferase, ribonuclease H fold: MELYNTRYSPNFHSNLISHGLMMKASLLVNFRSNCIETTEGRQGFQYPKLSPENLILATKKSAQEPRSEGSIHTWHRRLGHVGTERIEKLAEMTEGITIESNPGKKKQMPLCVHTHKEERVSNGRQKIHSTSEKLVKD; the protein is encoded by the exons ATGGAGTTGTATAACACAAGATACTCTCCGAACTTCCACAGTAATCTGATATCccatggattgatgatgaaagcCAGCTTGCTCGTTAATTTCAGGAGCAACTGCATTGAAACCACTGAAGGGAGACAG GGTTTTCAATACCCTAAGTTGTCACCTGAAAACTTGATCCTCGCCACGAAGAAATCAGCTCAAGAACCAAGATCCGAAGGATCTATTCATACCTGGCATAGACGCCTTGGTCACGTTGGGACCGAGCGTATCGAAAAGCTTGCAGAGATGACTGAGGGCATCACCATTGAAAGCAaccctggcaagaagaagcag atgccactttgtgttcacacacacaaagaagaacgagtgtcaaatggccgtcagaaaattcatagcactagtgaaaaactggttaaagattga
- a CDS encoding putative glutamine rich protein, whose product MIQPLGKLMGARFVIENASGKIRLVSSAAAGGQLAIDGARSTGVPDTLRMEKDIHELQNFIRNMAGGTYGVNWVAIGEVDASHNKSPYMVVGFYFEGPGGNPPQQEYGISRSALKKILSSKAADRLISEAITYDPDMALQDAISSLSGLTLRSGTAPSHPSGGSNNYWNPMLSPASHMAQLALLQQPGYQNLLGHGSSNSQPLYEKQQLIQPSFMPQPGAQHLGAQQQLIQPSFMQQPVTQHLGMQPYSEDIEEEL is encoded by the coding sequence ATGATTCAGCCTCTTGGAAAACTGATGGGTGCACGCTTTGTGATTGAGAATGCGAGTGGAAAGATACGCCTTGTATCAAGTGCAGCTGCTGGTGGCCAGCTAGCTATCGATGGAGCCAGATCAACCGGCGTTCCCGATACCCTCCGTATGGAGAAGGATATACACGAACTTCAGAATTTCATTAGGAATATGGCTGGAGGGACATACGGGGTCAATTGGGTAGCCATTGGGGAGGTGGACGCTAGCCATAACAAGTCCCCGTATATGGTTGTCGGCTTTTATTTTGAAGGTCCCGGTGGAAACCCTCCGCAACAAGAATATGGTATCTCGCGATCAGCCCTCAAGAAAATTTTGTCGTCGAAGGCAGCAGACAGACTCATATCGGAGGCAATTACTTATGATCCTGATATGGCCTTACAAGATGctatttcttctctttctggtCTCACTTTAAGATCTGGGACGGCGCCATCCCACCCTTCTGGAGGAAGCAACAACTATTGGAATCCAATGCTTAGTCCTGCGTCCCACATGGCTCAGCTAGCACTTTTGCAACAGCCAGGATATCAGAATCTACTTGGCCATGGTTCATCCAACAGTCAGCCATTGTATGAAAAGCAGCAGCTGATTCAGCCATCATTCATGCCACAGCCAGGCGCGCAGCATCTAGGAGCGCAACAGCAACTGATTCAGCCATCGTTTATGCAACAGCCGGTCACGCAGCATTTGGGGATGCAACCGTATAGTGAGGATATAGAGGAAGAACTTTAG
- a CDS encoding Tyrosine-protein kinase, active site, which yields MDVSLAQVFSSPLGRLQLFEVAAFARELLTGIEYMHINLKITHGALSSNSVLLSVTGAVKIANLGTAMIENNDATKDERDVEAVGMIIIECLEPKMLKHDFLQLFPGPSCLKSYIRFARETAAKEVEVVTN from the exons ATGGATGTTTCCTTGGCTCAAGTATTCAGCTCACCGCTTGGCCGTCTTCAGCTTTTTGAAGTAGCGGCCTTTGCGCGCGAGCTGTTAACAGGCATTGAGTATATGCATATAAACCTCAAGATCACTCACGGAGCCCTGTCATCAAATTCAGTCCTTCTATCAGTAACGGGCGCGGTCAAGATAG CGAACCTAGGAACCGCTATGATTGAGAACAACGACGCCACAAAGGACGAGCGTGATGTTGAGGCTGTTGGGATGATTATCATCGAATGTCTTGAGCCGA AAATGCTGAAG CATGACTTTTTGCAGCTCTTCCCAGGGCCATCTTGCCTTAAGTCATATATTCGCTTTGCGCGGGAGACGGCGGCGAAGGAAGTAGAAGTTGTCACAAATTGA
- a CDS encoding Protein kinase-like domain has translation MDTNALLDLVHVAQGQLWVDKVNEAHMTGRLCQWVSTFHPDNLPCVLDGTFHHGAFNAGMKMVFTDSTAWMVRFPRFGMVCEDYTDEKVAMEVSALNLIRNTTAHSRPFIMMDFINGVSLSSLLQDPNAERPSRVMRDDISDSDIEVIYRELANFLLQLFKLDFDRISSLPLPQTEGHSPTLPRPLTFKVQTIIQDGGVNTFGDRAKGFATTTEYFRYVAGQDWKQLVHQPNSTVGFYDAQNKYIAFKVVESLIPEFINAKYDRCKFKLICDDLGLANLIVRGTEDLTIVGLVDLEWSYIGPAQLFGSAPWWLLQDRPVNSTWDCEGEELPKIGYRYFRYLEGYIRILEEEETKMQGHEERELSSLVKWSQASGAMWLHMLLSSGFNDEHSFPFTQLRTHLGPTEWARCGMEFDNPKELEEFAARKVKEMDMYEEALEEIEKSKALVDSGNMSKEEFIANHKQRRL, from the exons ATGGACACCAACGCGCTTCTCGATCTCGTCCACGTGGCGCAGGGCCAACTTTGGGTTGACAAGGTGAATGAGGCCCACATGACAGGCCGTCTTTGCCAGTGGGTGTCGACTTTCCATCCAGATAACCTTCCTTGTGTGCTTGACGGTACCTTTCATCATGGCGCGTTTAACGCCGGCATGAAGATGGTCTTCACTGACAGCACGGCCTGGATGGTTCGTTTCCCTCGTTTTGGGATGGTCTGTGAAGACTACACAGATGAGAAGGTTGCTATGGAGGTGTCGGCCCTAAATCTCATTCGCAACACGACTGCCCATTCCC GCCCTTTTATCATGATGGACTTCATAAACGGTGTGAGCCTTAGCAGTCTTCTCCAGGACCCTAACGCCGAGCGACCTAGCAGAGTCATGAGGGACGATATCAGCGATAGTGATATTGAGGTTATCTACAGAGAGTTGGCCAATTTCCTGCTTCAGCTTTTTAAACTGGATTTCGATCGAATCAGCAGCCTGCCATTGCCACAGACCGAAGGTCACAGCCCTACGCTACCACGACCGTTAACATTCAAGGTACAAACTATCATACAAGATGGAGGAGTCAATACTTTCG GTGACCGAGCCAAAGGATTTGCTACAACAACCGAGTATTTTCGATACGTCGCCGGACAAGATTGGAAGCAGCTCGTTCATCAACCAAACTCAACTGTTGGTTTCTATGATGCTCAAAACAAATATATCGCGTTCAAAGTTGTAGAGAGTCTTATACCTGAATTTATCAACGCAAAGTATGACCGTTGCAAGTTTAAACTAATCTGTGACGACCTCGGCTTGGCAAATCTGATCGTCCGTGGCACGGAAGATCTTACTATTGTTGGATTAGTGGACCTTGAGTGGTCATACATCGGACCCGCCCAACTGTTTGGCTCGGCACCGTGGTGGCTTCTCCAAGACAGGCCCGTCAACAGCACGTGGGATTGCGAGGGCGAAGAGCTGCCCAAGATTGGGTACCGGTACTTCAGATACTTAGAGGGTTATATACGTATcttggaggaggaagagacaAAGATGCAAGGGCACGAAGAGAGAGAGCTCTCTAGTCTCGTCAAGTGGTCGCAAGCCTCCGGAGCTATGTGGTTGCATATGCTTCTCTCATCTGGTTTCAACGACGAACATAGCTTTCCTTTTACGCAGTTGCGTACACATCTGGGGCCAACTGAGTGGGCAAGGTGTGGGATGGAATTTGACAACCCAAAAGAACTTGAGGAATTCGCGGCGCGGAAGGTGAAGGAGATGGATATGTATGAGGAAGCCTTGGAGGAGATCGAAAAGAGCAAGGCGCTCGTCGACAGCGGGAATATGTCAAAGGAGGAATTCATTGCCAACCACAAGCAGCGTCGCTTATGA
- a CDS encoding Aminoglycoside phosphotransferase, which yields MTCHGATLPLLRGNTTLESALEQEDDILLELGFPEQRIDIFVSLYSKRDDIENVASYHLGLGPSETCRIGGVNEWVHGSFNVCIPLYVSKQGIPAMLMKNFAAKLQRLSGYMRIVRKYLFHSYGGLDLLVAKVLRNRRIPL from the exons ATGACATGTCACGGGGCCACCCTGCCACTCCTCCGGGGTAACACAACTTTGGAGTCAGCGCTGGAGCAAGAAGACGACATTCTCCTTGAACTGGGATTTCCAGAACAGCGCATTGATATCTTTGTGTCACTGTACAGCAAGCGTGATGATATCGAGAATGTCGCATCATATCATCTAGGTCTCGGTCCTTCAGAAACTTGCCGGATTGGAGGCGTCAACGAATGGGTCCACGGCAGCTTCAATGTTTGCATTCCGCTCTATGTCAGCAAACAAG GAATCCCGGCAATGTTGATGAAAAACTTCGCTGCGAAGCTGCAACGTTTATCTGGATACATGAGAATTGTCCGGAAATACCTATTCCACAGCTATGGGGGTTTGGACTTGTTGGTGGCCAAAGT TTTACGAAACCGCAGAATACCCCTTTAG